Proteins encoded in a region of the Hippopotamus amphibius kiboko isolate mHipAmp2 chromosome 11, mHipAmp2.hap2, whole genome shotgun sequence genome:
- the LOC130831506 gene encoding 60S ribosomal protein L10-like — protein MLLQTGMRGAFRKLQGTVARVHIGQIIMSIRTKLQNKEHVIEALRRAKFKFPGRQKIHISKKWGFTKCNADEFENMVAEKRLIPDGCGVKYIPNRGPLDKWRALHS, from the exons ATGCT GCTCCAGACAGGTATGCGTGGTGCCTTCCGAAAGCTCCAGGGCACAGTGGCCAGGGTCCACATTGGCCAAATCATAATGTCCATCCGCACCAAGCTGCAGAACAAGGAACATGTGATTGAGGCCCTCCGCAGGGCCAAATTCAAGTTCCCTGGCCGCCAGAAGATCCACATCTCCAAGAAGTGGGGATTTACTAAGTGTAACGCGGATGAATTTGAAAACATGGTGGCAGAAAAGCGGCTCATCCCGGATGGCTGTGGGGTCAAATACATCCCTAATCGTGGCCCCCTGGACAAATGGCGGGCCCTGCACTCGTGA